A genome region from Tolypothrix sp. PCC 7712 includes the following:
- a CDS encoding efflux RND transporter periplasmic adaptor subunit, whose product MTVGDESSSKVEMEDSLRAEDADLGQKLQDRQTRLWLMPLLLGTGLGLAIAFGGMGILSHRPTSQQNAIAKPPAKLKPSMTVTVATVETASVARTLNTTGTVAASDLIPVLPQTNGLQIKKIPENIQEGAFVNKGDVLAVLDDSVLQTQISQAKADIESKQADMASKQADVTSKQASVSSNVAIVKQRQADLAQAQARLEEAEKNYQRYQQLAASGAISQQELDTRSYTVKTARETVRVAEENVRSAQANVGGSQANISIAQANVNKAKADVRNSAAKIGQLQAQLAQTLVVAPVSGIIAEKLARVGDMTGVPPQTQVGNVIGGTQKLFSIIRDGKLQLQAKVPDIQLSLVKVGATVEVTSDLDRLVTLQGRVREIEPMVNDQRREATVKIDLPPTKLLKPGMFARAAITTSSTLGMTVPQKAVQTQPDGSVIVFMLSGEDIVRAQKVELGEPLNGNRVEIKSGLKLGDRVVVKGAGYLKDGDKVLISPEG is encoded by the coding sequence ATGACCGTGGGTGATGAAAGTTCATCAAAAGTCGAAATGGAAGACTCTTTGAGGGCTGAAGATGCTGATTTAGGACAAAAACTACAGGATCGGCAAACTCGCCTATGGTTGATGCCACTGTTACTGGGTACAGGTTTGGGATTAGCGATCGCTTTTGGGGGTATGGGTATTTTAAGCCATCGTCCCACTAGTCAACAAAATGCGATCGCCAAACCACCAGCAAAGTTGAAACCATCAATGACAGTTACCGTTGCTACCGTAGAGACTGCAAGTGTAGCACGGACTCTCAATACTACGGGTACTGTCGCCGCCTCCGATTTGATTCCTGTACTTCCCCAAACCAACGGACTGCAAATTAAAAAAATTCCTGAGAATATCCAAGAAGGCGCTTTCGTCAACAAAGGGGATGTTTTGGCAGTTTTAGATGATTCTGTACTGCAAACTCAAATTAGCCAAGCTAAAGCAGATATAGAATCGAAGCAAGCAGATATGGCATCAAAGCAAGCCGATGTCACATCTAAACAAGCCAGTGTGTCATCCAATGTGGCGATTGTTAAGCAAAGACAAGCAGATTTAGCTCAAGCACAGGCGCGCTTAGAAGAAGCGGAAAAGAACTATCAGCGATATCAACAACTGGCGGCTTCTGGTGCTATTAGTCAACAAGAACTGGATACTCGTTCCTATACGGTGAAAACTGCCAGAGAAACTGTGCGTGTTGCTGAAGAAAATGTTCGTAGTGCCCAAGCAAATGTTGGTGGTAGTCAAGCAAATATCAGCATAGCCCAAGCCAACGTCAACAAAGCCAAAGCCGATGTTCGCAATAGTGCCGCGAAAATAGGACAACTGCAAGCCCAATTAGCACAAACCCTAGTTGTTGCGCCTGTATCGGGAATTATTGCCGAAAAACTGGCGAGAGTGGGGGATATGACAGGTGTACCACCACAAACCCAAGTAGGTAATGTGATTGGTGGGACGCAAAAGCTGTTCTCGATTATTCGAGATGGCAAATTACAACTGCAAGCAAAAGTTCCTGACATTCAACTCTCCCTAGTGAAAGTGGGTGCAACAGTAGAAGTGACTTCCGATCTGGATCGCCTTGTTACCTTGCAAGGGCGAGTTAGAGAGATAGAACCGATGGTAAACGATCAAAGGCGAGAAGCCACAGTCAAAATCGACTTACCACCAACAAAATTGCTCAAACCTGGAATGTTTGCCCGCGCCGCCATTACCACCTCATCAACCCTAGGCATGACAGTACCCCAAAAAGCCGTACAAACCCAACCTGATGGCAGTGTAATTGTATTCATGCTATCGGGTGAAGACATTGTCCGCGCCCAGAAAGTAGAACTAGGAGAACCTCTAAACGGTAACAGAGTGGAAATCAAAAGCGGGTTGAAATTAGGCGATCGCGTGGTTGTGAAAGGTGCAGGTTATCTCAAAGATGGCGACAAAGTACTGATATCCCCGGAAGGATAA
- a CDS encoding efflux RND transporter permease subunit — translation MSFNISAWSIKKPVPTIVLFLILTIVGWFSFISLGIDTNPNVDIPAVTVTVTQPGAGPAELESQVTKKIEDAVAGLGNIDNMISKVSDGNSTTTINFLLGTNSDRATNDVRNAIAQIRQSLPQDINDPIVQRLDFAGGPIMTYVVKSDRRSVEELSNLTDQTISRALLAVKGVAQIKRVGGVDREIRVNLDPNRLQSLGITATQVNDQIRALNINLPGGRAELGGSEQSIRTLGSAASVDVLKTYEIILPSGGSVPLSSLGTVDDQFGDIRQTASLNNKPVVAFQVLRSTGSVMVTVESGVKAAVKELEKTLPPDVKLDLVFTRADVVRQSYESTIDELIQASILAVIVIMIFLRDWRATLITAVALPLSMIPTFAVQQALGYTLNNMTLLALALAVGNLVDDAVVEIENMERHMAMGKSAMQAAYESSEEVGLAVVASSATIIAVFLPVAFMGGIPGQFFQPFGFTVAISTIFSTLVARMITPMMGAYLLKDKDHTRSKGIQDQNQPRFIRLLNFKFKLPTTSKKTKKLSTQHGLNAPLPLTQLSTLKPRKFQPYKSLLQWALRHKLTTIAIALAFFIASLMLVPMIPKGFVDDGDYGLSSISIEIPPGSTLADMNQVVTQTTNILLKNPHVAQVVATEDLSTATLAVNLKPKEERKISQKQFEEEIRPLFQQIPGARISFQSQVPGDSRKGLSIVLRSENPEALSQAASDLEKQMRTIPGLVEVSSSASLVKPEILVIPDPQRAADLGVTVQAIARTASLATIGDNDANLAKYNLSDRQIPIRVQIDPKARADINNIKNLQVPSQNGSLVPLLAVADIRFGSGPATINRYDRARQVAVEANLQGIALGEAVQTVNKLPIMQNLPPGVMQQPSGGAKIMQDIFRGFGSALGLAILCIYAILVLLYNNFLHPLSIMAALPFCLGGALVALMVMQKPLGLYALIGIVLLLGIVTKNSILLVDYTIINMQEGKSQRQALIEAGVSRLRPIMMTSLATIAGTLPLALGIGVGSEVRQPMGIAIMGGFTTSTLLTLVVVPVIFSYIDNFQNWIMNTLRYGFGKKPPRPASSEHEVISLPSEREKSAS, via the coding sequence ATGTCCTTCAATATCTCTGCTTGGTCGATTAAAAAACCTGTCCCCACGATAGTTTTATTCTTGATTTTGACGATAGTTGGTTGGTTTTCGTTCATTTCCTTAGGGATAGACACCAACCCCAACGTTGATATTCCCGCAGTGACGGTGACTGTTACCCAACCAGGTGCAGGCCCAGCGGAACTGGAATCGCAAGTGACAAAGAAGATTGAAGATGCTGTCGCGGGTTTGGGCAATATCGACAACATGATATCGAAGGTCAGTGATGGTAATTCTACAACCACCATCAATTTTTTATTAGGAACAAACAGCGATCGCGCTACTAATGACGTGCGAAATGCGATCGCTCAAATTCGCCAAAGTTTACCCCAAGACATCAATGATCCGATTGTCCAACGTCTAGACTTCGCTGGCGGGCCGATCATGACCTATGTTGTCAAATCTGATCGCCGTTCTGTGGAAGAGTTAAGTAACCTCACAGACCAAACTATTAGCCGCGCCTTGTTAGCGGTGAAAGGTGTCGCTCAAATTAAACGTGTGGGTGGGGTTGACCGAGAAATCAGAGTTAACCTCGACCCCAATCGCTTACAGTCTTTAGGTATCACCGCCACCCAGGTAAACGACCAAATCCGCGCCTTGAATATTAACTTACCAGGCGGACGTGCGGAATTAGGTGGTAGCGAACAAAGTATCCGCACATTAGGTAGCGCCGCCAGTGTGGATGTGTTGAAAACCTACGAAATCATCTTACCTAGTGGTGGTTCCGTACCTCTTTCCAGCTTAGGAACCGTCGATGATCAATTTGGTGACATCCGACAAACTGCAAGCTTGAATAACAAACCTGTGGTAGCCTTTCAGGTTCTCCGTAGCACTGGTAGCGTCATGGTAACAGTGGAATCAGGAGTGAAAGCCGCAGTTAAGGAACTGGAAAAAACCCTCCCTCCAGATGTGAAGCTGGATTTAGTATTTACCAGGGCTGATGTAGTTCGCCAGTCCTATGAAAGCACCATCGATGAATTGATTCAGGCTTCCATACTGGCGGTGATCGTCATTATGATATTTTTACGGGACTGGCGAGCAACATTAATTACCGCCGTTGCCTTGCCTTTATCAATGATTCCCACCTTTGCTGTACAGCAAGCTTTAGGTTACACCCTCAACAACATGACATTGCTAGCCTTAGCCCTAGCAGTCGGTAACCTAGTCGATGATGCCGTCGTGGAAATTGAAAACATGGAACGGCACATGGCAATGGGAAAATCAGCTATGCAAGCGGCTTATGAATCTTCAGAGGAAGTGGGATTAGCCGTGGTAGCTTCTTCAGCAACGATTATTGCTGTATTTCTGCCCGTAGCCTTTATGGGTGGAATTCCCGGACAATTTTTCCAACCCTTTGGCTTTACGGTTGCCATTTCCACAATTTTTTCCACCTTAGTCGCCCGCATGATAACCCCCATGATGGGGGCTTATTTACTCAAGGATAAAGACCATACACGCAGTAAGGGAATACAGGATCAGAATCAGCCACGATTTATCCGATTATTAAATTTTAAATTTAAACTGCCAACAACCAGCAAAAAAACTAAAAAACTCAGCACTCAGCACGGGCTGAACGCCCCGCTACCGCTAACACAACTCAGCACTCTCAAGCCTCGAAAATTTCAGCCCTATAAGTCGTTGTTGCAATGGGCACTCAGGCATAAATTAACAACAATAGCGATCGCTCTAGCTTTCTTCATAGCTAGTCTGATGCTAGTACCCATGATTCCCAAGGGTTTCGTTGACGATGGCGACTACGGACTTTCTAGTATTTCTATAGAAATTCCCCCTGGTTCCACCTTAGCAGATATGAATCAGGTAGTAACACAGACAACTAACATCCTCCTGAAAAACCCTCATGTTGCTCAGGTAGTAGCTACAGAAGATTTGAGTACAGCTACCCTCGCTGTCAACCTCAAACCCAAAGAAGAACGCAAGATTTCCCAAAAACAATTTGAGGAAGAAATACGCCCCCTATTCCAACAAATACCAGGGGCGAGAATCAGTTTCCAAAGCCAAGTACCAGGTGATAGCCGTAAAGGTTTATCAATAGTTTTGCGTAGTGAAAATCCCGAAGCCTTAAGTCAAGCTGCGTCAGACTTAGAAAAGCAGATGCGAACCATACCGGGATTAGTAGAAGTCTCTTCTAGCGCCAGTTTGGTAAAACCAGAAATTCTCGTCATACCCGATCCGCAACGCGCCGCAGATTTAGGTGTGACAGTGCAAGCGATCGCGCGTACAGCCTCTTTAGCTACCATTGGTGATAACGATGCCAACTTAGCCAAATATAATTTAAGCGATCGGCAAATTCCCATTCGCGTGCAAATCGATCCCAAAGCCCGCGCAGATATCAACAATATCAAAAATCTTCAAGTTCCCAGTCAAAATGGCAGCTTAGTTCCCCTCCTCGCCGTTGCAGATATCCGCTTTGGTAGCGGCCCTGCAACCATCAACCGCTACGATCGCGCCCGTCAAGTTGCAGTCGAAGCCAACTTACAAGGTATCGCCCTCGGCGAAGCAGTCCAAACAGTAAATAAACTGCCGATTATGCAAAACTTGCCTCCAGGAGTTATGCAACAACCCTCTGGCGGTGCAAAAATTATGCAAGACATCTTTAGAGGTTTTGGTAGCGCCTTGGGATTAGCAATTCTCTGCATCTATGCAATTCTCGTACTGCTATATAACAATTTCCTACATCCGCTATCGATTATGGCAGCCTTACCCTTTTGCTTAGGCGGCGCATTAGTAGCCTTGATGGTAATGCAAAAACCCTTAGGACTCTATGCCTTAATTGGGATTGTACTGCTGTTGGGAATTGTCACCAAAAACTCTATTTTGTTAGTGGACTATACAATCATCAACATGCAAGAAGGCAAAAGCCAACGTCAAGCACTCATCGAAGCTGGCGTGTCACGCTTACGCCCAATTATGATGACCTCATTAGCAACAATCGCTGGTACTCTACCCCTAGCATTAGGAATCGGTGTTGGTTCCGAAGTCCGCCAACCGATGGGAATCGCTATCATGGGTGGCTTTACAACTTCCACACTGCTGACATTGGTGGTAGTACCCGTAATATTTAGCTATATTGACAACTTCCAAAACTGGATCATGAATACCTTGCGCTACGGCTTCGGCAAAAAACCACCCCGCCCAGCATCCAGCGAACATGAAGTCATCAGCCTCCCATCAGAGCGGGAAAAATCCGCTTCTTAA
- a CDS encoding nuclease-related domain-containing protein, with translation MPSTKRSAGDNINRLGQERHQSALLRYALAVAFLVGTVLLFVTNSTSYLGWLLSLAGFASSYYLYRSGRHLTKRAGDAQRGAKAEKDVAALLRPLQRQGWYIEYNLKIRRWGDADLVLHSPKGNWYVIDVKSHGGTKVYENGCLRKRYGRNIYDFEEGDLIGKVKGQAQEVKSIKGARWVTAMLCFTKGDVDISLNEITGVYIVNTTNLISILSQLEQ, from the coding sequence TTGCCGTCAACAAAAAGATCAGCAGGAGACAATATCAATAGGCTGGGTCAGGAAAGACACCAGTCTGCATTGTTGCGCTATGCTCTAGCAGTAGCTTTCCTTGTTGGTACGGTTCTTTTATTTGTAACTAATAGTACTTCTTATTTAGGATGGTTGCTCTCACTAGCAGGATTCGCAAGCTCCTACTATTTGTACCGCAGTGGACGACATTTAACAAAACGAGCAGGAGATGCTCAACGTGGTGCTAAAGCTGAAAAGGATGTAGCCGCTTTATTACGACCCTTGCAGCGTCAAGGATGGTACATCGAATACAACTTAAAAATCAGGAGATGGGGAGATGCAGATTTAGTATTGCACTCCCCTAAAGGCAATTGGTATGTCATTGATGTCAAATCCCACGGAGGTACTAAAGTTTACGAAAACGGTTGTCTACGAAAGCGTTATGGCAGAAATATTTATGATTTTGAAGAAGGAGATTTGATCGGGAAAGTGAAAGGTCAAGCTCAGGAAGTGAAGAGTATAAAAGGTGCGCGATGGGTAACTGCGATGCTTTGCTTTACAAAGGGTGATGTCGATATTTCTCTCAATGAGATTACAGGTGTTTATATTGTGAACACTACCAATTTGATCAGTATTTTGTCGCAGTTGGAGCAGTAA